The DNA segment TGAACGCTCCTTCATTCTTAAATCCAGTCAATAATTTTGTGAACAGCAACTATGTCTGGCAACCCGAGGCAGTCACGCTGAATGCCAATGGGTTTTGGCAACCGCAGACAAATACCCTATTAGGTACAGCGACATTTACCAATGGTCGTTTGATCGGTGGGACGTATATTGTTGGAAACAATACGTTATGGCAAAACGTGACTCAGCCATCACCGGCAGCCACAGCGCCTGTTAACGAGATCGCGACTTGGAAGCAAGGAAATAATTCCAACCCCAGTTACTATAACGGCACCATGACGTTAACCAAATCGCGAAGCGTAGACAGTTTTTTAGACCCTGTAGTCTTCAAAACCGCATCGAATGTCGGTCCGGGAAATAAAGCGATTTTCCCATTGTATGCCACATTGACGTTTCACTATACCAATACCACCAATTGTACGGCGGGCTGTGTACTTGGAACCCAAGGCATTGTGATTCTGGCGAATGGTAATATCATTACCGATATGAAACAGGATTGCAGCCCTGCAGATCCAACGACACTGTTAAGCCCATCAGCTGATCCGACCAAACCTACTCAGCAAAAGCGTATTGGTCTAATCGGTGCGGCCTTCCAAGGTGTATCAAACATCAACAACTTATATATCAGTCCATTAATCATGCTGAGTGGTCATGAGTTTGATCAACTTGATAGTAACGGTGTGGTTACAGGCACTTTAGATGGAATTCAAGTCGGTACATTAAGCACGATCATTTCCCAAGTGAATTCTGTCAAAGTGAATGTGGCAGGGATTTCAAGCCGTAATATCAATATCAGTGATAATACCAACGTCACAACAACAGACTCACAAACAGGTGTTGTCACCGTGGTCAGTACTGGTGAGCAAAGTGTACTTCCAGCGGCATACACGAATTTTTATGATTCGTGGAATTCGTTGAAATCTACTCAAGCTGCAACTGATACGGCGATTACTGCGCGGAGTAAAGGAACTGTAACCATGGCGTTGACTCAGTGTTATGCACAGCCTATAGGTAAGTAATATAGGCCTAAAAAAAGAGACCTTAGCGGTCTCTTTTTTTATGAGTGGCGTTGAGTAGGATAGATTACTCTATGACGGTATCGTCACCTGAAATCGTTTCTAGATGAAATGGCACTTGATCCTTAGCAAAGTCATAGGTCTTACGGTCATGGTAGTAATGCTTGAGCGTGCGGTAGATGCTGGGGAATGCCAGACTGTCCCACGGGATATCGGCTTCATCAAATAATGCACACTCTAGGCTCTCTTCACCAGCACCAAAAGCCCCTTCTTCAAGCTGTCCTTTGAACAGCATATAGACTTGCCCAATTCTGGGAATGTTGTAGCTGCAATAGAGCTGATCGATGGCAACCTTGCCCTCGGCTTCCTCCCAAGTTTCACGTGCAGCGCCCTGTTCCATGGTTTCTTGTAGCTCCATAAAACCAGCAGGCAGTGTCCAGAGTCCGTAACGAGGCTCTATGGCACGGCGGCAGAGCAGAACTTTGTCTTTCCACAGGGCAAGCGCACCGCAAATGATTTTGGGGTTTTCGTAGTGAATGAAGCCACAATTGGGACAGACCTCACGGTAGTGTGAGTCACCTGCGGGAATGGCTTTCTCGGTTGCATGACCACATTTCAAACAAAAAGACATAAAGCCTGTTCCTAAACCTAGCCCTAAAAACGGGCATTTCTAATCAACCCTGCATCACTGCATCTGGTCACTCTGGATGACCGTCAACGATATCAAACAACCATTCAAAATCCCAGAACTATTGTCTGCAAACCCAGTCGATAAACTGCGATAATGCAGATGAAATCAAGTCAGAATAACGAAAAACTGCTAGTTTGCACTCAAGGATAAATTTAAGATTTAAATATGAAAAAATACTTAACTTTACCTAAATTTAGAAGTCATCGAACCATGCATTCCGAGCCTGCAGCGGCATCATCGTTATTGGCTCGCCTAGAGTCACAGCTGCGCTTTGCCAAGCATCGTACCATGGCCGATGCCGCAGTGTTATTGGCAATGACGGATGAAGATGATCCACAGATTTTGTTGTCTAAGCGAGCCGTGCATTTGAATCAGCATGCGGGAGAGGTTTCCTTTCCGGGTGGCAAGCGCGATCCGAGTGATACCAGCAATATTGCTGTGGCGCTGCGGGAGGCGTGGGAAGAGACGGCATTAGACCCATTTTCAGTGCGTTTATTGGGTGAGCTCCCGACACAAAAGGCACGCAGTGGTTTGCGTGTGAAGCCGATTGTTGGGGTTATTCCGCGCGATGCAGTATTGGTGGCTCAGCCTGATGAAATTGAGAAACTATTCTTCGTGCGTCTGTCTTTTTTATTGAATGAAAAACCCACTCAATACCGTGTACAAATGAAAGCTGGCGCATTTGTTGTTCCCAGTTTTCAGGTGGAGAATGAAGTGGTTTGGGGTTTAACAGGACGGATCTTGGTCGATCTGGTTCGGTATGGTCTAGGCAAAAAAATTGATTGGCCTATCTTTTATGTGAAATGACTGCTATTTCGGACATCGCTGATGAGTCTAGTCTGATCGTGCGCTCGTGGTAGTACTACTGTTTATCGGATTCAAATGGAGTTGCGTGTATGTTGTATTGTTTTGAAGAGTATTGCCCCACGACTACGGTTGATTCTGCAGAAACAGCATGGGAAGGGTGGGTTGCGGACAGCGCAGCGGTGATTGGGCAGGTGCGATTAGGTCAGTCGGTCAGTGTCTGGTTTGGTGCAGTGATTCGTGGCGACAACGCGCTGATTGAGATTGGCGACTTTAGTAATATTCAAGAAAATTCCGTGCTGCATACTGATGCTGGAATTACCTTGAGCATTGGACAATACGTAACGGTGGGTCATCAAGTGACATTACATGGTTGCCAAATTGGCGACAATAGTTTGATCGGAATCAATGCGGT comes from the Aquirhabdus parva genome and includes:
- a CDS encoding gamma carbonic anhydrase family protein, which produces MLYCFEEYCPTTTVDSAETAWEGWVADSAAVIGQVRLGQSVSVWFGAVIRGDNALIEIGDFSNIQENSVLHTDAGITLSIGQYVTVGHQVTLHGCQIGDNSLIGINAVILNHAVIGKNCIIGANALIPERMVIPDNSIVMGSPGKIVKPASEAVEAMIRMSALHYAEHCKRFKTGLRIHTFE
- a CDS encoding NUDIX hydrolase translates to MHSEPAAASSLLARLESQLRFAKHRTMADAAVLLAMTDEDDPQILLSKRAVHLNQHAGEVSFPGGKRDPSDTSNIAVALREAWEETALDPFSVRLLGELPTQKARSGLRVKPIVGVIPRDAVLVAQPDEIEKLFFVRLSFLLNEKPTQYRVQMKAGAFVVPSFQVENEVVWGLTGRILVDLVRYGLGKKIDWPIFYVK
- the filF gene encoding putative pilus system protein FilF, whose translation is MDLNKPMNEGKSQLIGRVALPALSIMALAGALSACGGGSNNLADPTVSPSTGIVACTDTTKCITTQFIVDSPVAGLNYTCGTYNNITDATGTVSCENNSNITFFLQSTDAKHKVTLGTYNLKRGVATLIRITPNDLVPPSTLAIGTITAGAVNITQLLETLRSPNYSYNPSEPTSRLVLDSTVKDAMNALTKDIAATDMSNGTFIDTFQPILTQLGRTLISKDDATARLNQGLQALQAGSYYTSPALILSGLLGGADVATQATGIATNDKALLGLYNVIDRSGFLIGQGAEWNGDTSPKDSTGTATPYNLLTNGSGFTRLSLSNSSVNAPSFLNPVNNFVNSNYVWQPEAVTLNANGFWQPQTNTLLGTATFTNGRLIGGTYIVGNNTLWQNVTQPSPAATAPVNEIATWKQGNNSNPSYYNGTMTLTKSRSVDSFLDPVVFKTASNVGPGNKAIFPLYATLTFHYTNTTNCTAGCVLGTQGIVILANGNIITDMKQDCSPADPTTLLSPSADPTKPTQQKRIGLIGAAFQGVSNINNLYISPLIMLSGHEFDQLDSNGVVTGTLDGIQVGTLSTIISQVNSVKVNVAGISSRNINISDNTNVTTTDSQTGVVTVVSTGEQSVLPAAYTNFYDSWNSLKSTQAATDTAITARSKGTVTMALTQCYAQPIGK
- a CDS encoding NUDIX hydrolase, with amino-acid sequence MSFCLKCGHATEKAIPAGDSHYREVCPNCGFIHYENPKIICGALALWKDKVLLCRRAIEPRYGLWTLPAGFMELQETMEQGAARETWEEAEGKVAIDQLYCSYNIPRIGQVYMLFKGQLEEGAFGAGEESLECALFDEADIPWDSLAFPSIYRTLKHYYHDRKTYDFAKDQVPFHLETISGDDTVIE